A genomic region of Papaver somniferum cultivar HN1 chromosome 7, ASM357369v1, whole genome shotgun sequence contains the following coding sequences:
- the LOC113293493 gene encoding basic proline-rich protein-like, producing MTIIRRRSPMFFTGSSVFAVFTICLIAGTEMAAAWKRDMCVDGDVYLDSQNGRKEKMDCKFCEKWCMDECSDMDLPAVSYGCRDGGDMRCKCCCGKSSPLSDPPTPPTLLPLSLNDFEGAWPHDYDICKPQEQEKYLKIKHPHGRHCLKRPECEERCQKEGLWMTRAECGAGGRAYPDPSYEWYEQCCCGKSKPPPPPLPLPPPPPPPPPPPPTPTPTPTPTPTPTPTPIHSPPPPPPSPSPLPPSPPPPPLQSCTDMSFSDLCECCLATQPKPSPQSPSPTQPIPTPPPSSQTPPPTPPVPTPPPSSQTPTPPVPTSPPSSPSPYLPSSPSPTPPVPTSPSSSPSPSLPSSPPQSLPSPSSPSPSPPPSPSLPLPSSPPPTPKNMCDPVDIYLTFKPCGCDTCTSECMKKCSGMAGFVAMQRCTVENSSQVCECCCKNNIPSGCFASS from the exons ATGACGATAATTAGGAGACGATCTCCAATGTTCTTTACTGGTTCTAGTGTCTTTGCAGTATTCACTATATGCCTCATTGCTGGTACAG AGATGGCAGCAGCATGGAAAAGGGATATGTGCGTTGATGGGGATGTATACCTCGACTCACAGAATGGACGTAAAGAGAAAATGGATTGCAAATTTTGTGAGAAGTGGTGTATGGACGAATGTTCCGACATGGATCTTCCAGCTGTCTCATATGGGTGTCGTGATGGTGGTGACATGAGATGTAAGTGTTGCTGTGGAAAATCATCACCACTCTCCGACCCTCCTACACCGCCAACCCTTCTTCCACTATCCCTAAACGATTTTGAAGGCGCATGGCCACATGATTATGATATATGCAAACCACAAGAACaagaaaaatatctaaagatTAAACACCCACATGGAAGGCATTGCCTTAAGAGACCTGAATGCGAGGAACGTTGCCAGAAAGAGGGGCTTTGGATGACAAGGGCAGAGTGCGGAGCAGGTGGTCGCGCTTATCCTGACCCTAGTTATGAATGGTATGAGCAGTGTTGTTGTGGGAAGTCCAAACCACCGCCTCCGCCGCTGCCGCTGCCGCCTCCGCCTccacctcctccaccaccaccacctacaccTACACCTACACCTACACCTACACCTACACCTACACCTACACCTATACATTCACCACCACCGCCTCCACCATCGCCTTCGCCTCTGCCCCCGTCTCCACCTCCTCCACCTCTTCAATCGTGCACAGATATGTCTTTTTCAGATCTCTGCGAATGTTGTCTTGCAACACAACCTAAACCTTCACCTCAATCTCCATCTCCAACACAACCCATACCTACACCTCCACCTTCATCTCAAACTCCACCTCCAACACCACCCGTACCTACACCTCCGCCTTCATCTCAAACCCCAACACCACCCGTACCTACATCTCCACCTTCATCTCCATCTCCATATCTACCCTCATCTCCGTCCCCAACACCACCCGTCCCTACATCTCCAtcttcatctccatctccatctttaCCTTCATCTCCACCCCAATCTTTACCTTCACCTTCATctccgtctccatctccacctcCATCTCCATCCCTACCTTTACCATCATCACCCCCACCAACTCCAAAGAATATGTGCGACCCCGTGGACATATATCTAACTTTTAAACCATGTGGTTGTGATACGTGTACAAGCGAGTGCATGAAAAAATGTTCTGGAATGGCAGGTTTTGTGGCAATGCAGCGGTGCACAGTAGAAAATTCTTCGCAGGTGTGTGAATGTTGTTGCAAAAACAACATTCCATCAGGTTGTTTTGCGTCAAGTTGA